The following proteins are encoded in a genomic region of Sparus aurata chromosome 23, fSpaAur1.1, whole genome shotgun sequence:
- the cmc4 gene encoding cx9C motif-containing protein 4, whose amino-acid sequence MPKKQKDPCQKQACAIQMCLQANKYVESMCEDVIRDMRRCCETAAGNSVCCSGFKDSKPAEENKSGT is encoded by the exons ATgccaaagaaacagaaagaccCGTGTCAAAAACAAGCATGTGCAATTCAGATGTGTTTACAAG CTAACAAATACGTGGAGAGCATGTGTGAGGACGTGATCCGGGACATGCGGCGGTGCTGCGAGACGGCAGCGGGGAACTCCGTCTGCTGCTCCGGGTTCAAGGACTCAAAACCCGCGGAGGAAAACAAAAGTGGCACATAG
- the LOC115575243 gene encoding hsp90 co-chaperone Cdc37, whose protein sequence is MSRIDYSVWDHIEVSDDEDDTHPNIDTPSLFRWRHQARVERMEDFNKRGEEMNKTLRECKRKVAEAQKKVQELSISTSDDAKKELAKAQAEEKKLKKEEREWEKKMDEHNREEKKMPWNVDTLSKEGFSKSIVNVVPDSSEETEEEKEKKHKTFVEKNEKQIKHFGMLRRWDDSQKYLSDNPHLVCEETANYLVIMCIDLEVEEKHALMEQVAHQTIVMQFILELAKSLKVDPRGCFRQFFAKIKTADQQYQDAFNDELESFKERVRGRAKIRIEKAMKEYEEEERQKRLGPGGLDPVDVYESLPAEMQKCFDEKDIGMLQEVISKMDPTEAKVHMKRCIESGLWVPNSKTDDGDEKEEDATYEEVKQKEEETKKE, encoded by the exons ATGTCCAGGATAGACTACAGCGTTTGGGACCACATTGAGGTGTCGGACGATGAAGATGACACCCATCCGAACATCGACACACCCAGCCTCTTCAGATGGAGACACCAG GCACGTGTGGAGCGGATGGAAGACTTTAACAAAAGAGGTGAAGAAATGAATAAGACACTGCGTGAATGCAAGCGTAAGGTTGCAGAGGCACAGAAGAAAGTACAAGAGCTGTCCATTTCAACATCGGATGATGCCAAGAAAGAGCTGGCCAAAGCCCAGGCTGAGGAGAAGAAGCTGAAAAAAGAGGAACGGGAGTGGGAGAAGAAGATGGACGAGCACAACCGGGAAGAGAAGAAGATGCCGTGGAACGTAGATACGCTCAGCAAGGAGGGTTTCAGCAAG AGCATTGTTAATGTCGTCCCCGATTCTTCTGAGGAGactgaagaagagaaggagaaaaagcaTAAAACCTTTGTGGAGAAAAATGAGAAGCAAATCAAACATTTCG GCATGTTGCGTCGTTGGGATGACAGCCAAAAGTACCTCTCTGACAACCCTCATCTAGTATGTGAAGAGACTGCCAACTACCTGGTCATCATGTgcattgaccttgaagttgaggAG AAACACGCATTGATGGAACAAGTGGCTCATCAGACCATCGTCATGCAGTTCATTCTAGAGTTGGCGAAAAGCCTCAAGGTGGACCCCCGCGGCTGCTTCCGTCAATTTTTTGCCAAGATTAAG actgcggATCAGCAGTACCAGGATGCTTTCAATGACGAGCTGGAATCATTTAAGGAGCGGGTCCGGGGCAGGGCGAAGATCCGCATAGAGAAGGCCATGAAGGAatatgaggaggaggagcgacaAAAGCGTCTGGGACCCGGAGGGCTCGATCCTGTTGACGTGTACGAGTCCCTGCCAGCT GAGAtgcagaaatgctttgatgagAAGGACATTGGAATGTTACAAGAAGTTATTAGCAAAATGGATCCAACG GAGGCGAAGGTTCACATGAAAAGGTGCATAGAGTCGGGTCTCTGGGTCCCCAACTCCAAGACGGATGAtggagatgagaaagaagaagatGCGACCTATGAAGAAGTGAAACAGAAGGAGGAAGAAACTAAGAAGGAATGA
- the tyk2 gene encoding non-receptor tyrosine-protein kinase TYK2, with protein sequence MSRSGWSSRSRQGAFPDEPEPPQGQGIHVYLFSSKDGERFLSHTDGDVTAEDLCISAAKAVGVSPLCHVLFALYNPLTCCWYSPNHVFSPEENSSLVVYYCMRFYFRNWHGLNDKEPTVSRYAHKSGNAQGSPLLEVTSLEYLFAQAKYEFVNEVVQMEDIASEEELSRFKNESLGMAVLHLSHLAIQTDKTLQDVAKKVSFIRCIPKSFAKLIYDDNFLTKLRIRRVFADFVKTFQQHTVAKGRLGSHEIMYKYISTLEHLAPRFGIEMFPVSHMEQRKDGVVSSSYSDTNHAQGVSKASYIAPATHEIMVSGTKGIQWRDAPGPKAQANSYLRNDPLNYIRRPKQQSSQPNENTPSTWTSFCDFPEITHIAITGANVCISTQDNHCMEVQMNSSQEARSFVSLLDGYYRLTADAHHYVCHEVAPPRVLLSEANGLHGPMQDDFVPLILKKMAAEEGAFLVRWSAIDFHRIILAVLNNKNQNGSPLSHKQFRIQYKGSVFCLEGWDKEFSSLKELTDSLKTFVLKSGSESFTVKKCCLPRQSEKSNLLVKREGVDRGVQADPLSLNTTLRFHQIKDGEIKKGQHLGRGTRTNIYLGRLRVKGEGNGNEDDKCNNNSANCKEIQVVLKSLDESHKDIALAFFETASLMSQVSHSHLVFVHGVSVKGSENIMVEEYVEFGPLDVFLHKEKASVTPQWKFIVAKQLASALSYLETSRLVHGNVCAKNILVARRGLEPGTTPFVKLSDPGIALSVLSREERLERIPWIAPECVDRGECIGNNSDQWSFGATLLEICNNGDLPMGGSTLSEKERFYQQKGRLAEPSSQELASFISMCLTYEPAERPTFHTVLGKLTEIMIKNPDISPSENLPDKDPSMFHKRYLKWMKDLGEGHFGKVTLYLYDPANDRTGEPVAVKALKQEDGNVESWMKEIEILKSLYHSNIVKYKGCCTELGGQVVQLIMEYLPKGSLKDYLPKRKLSMPQCLMFAQQICEGMEYLHSKRYVHRDLAARNVLVDSDNLVKIGDFGLTKYIPEGEIYYRVREHGDSPVFWYAIECLKENKFSFSSDVWSFGVTLYEILTRCDPRKNPPMKFKEMMEEPQGQMTVMVLIKLLERNRRLPCPKDCPPEVKMLMEQCWAADPRQRPTFRSLIEKFEGIRRTFDFHSNINFSLAQIC encoded by the exons ATGTCTAGAAGTGGCTGGTCGTCACGTTCAAGGCAGGGGGCATTCCCAGACGAGCCCGAGCCCCCTCAGGGTCAGGGCATCCACGTTTACCTCTTCAGCTCGAAGGATGGGGAGAGGTTTTTGTCCCACACCGATGGTGACGTCACAGCCGAGGATCTGTGCATCTCAGCTGCAAAGGCTGTAG GTGTAAGTCCTCTGTGCCATGTGTTGTTTGCTCTGTACAACCCGCTGACCTGCTGCTGGTACAGTCCCAACCATGTCTTCAGTCCAGAGGAGAACTCCAGCCTCGTCGTTTACTACTGCATGAG GTTTTACTTTCGGAATTGGCACGGACTAAATGATAAGGAGCCAACTGTGTCCCGCTATGCTCACAAATCGGGGAATGCTCAGGGTTCTCCTCTGCTTGAAGTCACATCCTTGGAGTACTTATTCGCCCAG GCTAAATATGAATTTGTGAATGAAGTAGTGCAGATGGAAGACATCGCGTCGGAGGAGGAGCTAAGTCGCTTCAAAAACGAGAGCTTGGGGATGGCTGTGCTTCACCTCTCACACCTGGCaatacaaacagacaaaaccCTGCAAGATGTCGCCAAAAAAGTCAG cTTCATACGCTGCATTCCAAAGTCTTTCGCCAAACTCATTTATGATGACAACTTCCTGACAAAACTGCGGATCCGACGAGTGTTTGCAGACTTTGTAAAGACGTTCCAGCAGCACACTGTGGCTAAAGGGCGGCTGGGCTCCCACGAGATCATGTATAAGTACATCTCGACTCTCGAACACTTGGCGCCACGTTTCGGCATAGAGATGTTCCCTGTATCCCACATGGAGCAGAGAAAGGACGGGGTCGTGAGTAGCTCTTACTCCGACACCAATCACGCGCAGGGCGTCTCGAAAGCCAGCTACATAGCTCCCGCCACACATGAAATAATGGTGTCTGGAACCAAGGGGATTCAGTGGAGGGACGCGCCTGGTCCGAAG GCCCAGGCCAACTCTTACCTCAGGAATGACCCTCTAAATTACATAAGGAGACCGAAGCAACAGTCCAGCCAACCGAATGAGAACACTCCCAGCACATGGACCTCCTTCTGTGATTTCCCTGAAATAACTCACATAGCCATTACTGGAGCTAATGTGTGCATTAGCACTCAGGACAATCACTGCATG gaGGTTCAGATGAACTCCAGCCAGGAGGCCCGTTCCTTCGTCTCCCTCCTCGATGGGTACTACCGGCTGACTGCAGACGCCCACCACTATGTTTGTCATGAAGTGGCTCCCCCAAGGGTCTTGCTGAGTGAAGCAAATGGACTGCATGGACCGATGCA AGACGATTTTGTGCCACTGATCCTGAAAAAGAtggcagcagaggagggagcTTTCCTCGTACGCTGGAGTGCTATCGACTTTCACCGCATCATCCTAGCTGTCCTGAACAACAAAAACCAG AATGGATCGCCGCTAAGCCACAAGCAGTTTCGGATTCAGTACAAGGGGTCGGTGTTCTGTCTGGAAGGCTGGGACAAAGAATTCTCCAGCTTGAAGGAGCTCACAGACAGCCTCAAGACGTTTGTACTCAAGTCTGGTTCGGAAAGCTTTACAGTCAAAAAGTGCTGTTTGCCAAGGCAGTCAG AGAAATCCAACCTTCTGGTGAAGAGAGAGGGTGTTGATCGTGGTGTTCAGGCTGACCCACTGTCCCTGAACACAACCCTTCGCTTCCACCAGATCAAGGACGGAGAAATCAAAAAG GGGCAGCATTTGGGCCGTGGGACCAGAACTAACATCTACTTGGGACGTCTGAGGGTGAAAGGTGAAGGAAATGGCAACGAGGACGACAAGTGCAACAACAACTCTGCCAACTGCAAGGAGATCCAAGTGGTTCTCAAGAGTCTAGACGAAAGCCACAAAGATATTGCACTA GCGTTTTTTGAAACTGCGAGTCTCATGAGCCAGGTATCCCACAGCCACCTGGTGTTTGTACACGGCGTGTCAGTCAAAGGATCCGAAA ACATCATGGTTGAAGAATATGTGGAGTTTGGGCCTTTGGATGTtttccttcacaaagaaaaggCATCAGTGACTCCTCAGTGGAAATTCATTGTTGCAAAACAACTTGCCAGTGCCCTGAGTTACCTT GAGACCAGTCGACTTGTTCATGGAAACGTGTGCGCCAAGAACATTCTGGTGGCGAGGCGCGGCCTGGAGCCCGGGACCACTCCTTTTGTCAAGCTGAGTGACCCAGGAATCGCCCTGAGTGTCCTTTCACGGGAAG AGCGTCTTGAGCGAATCCCATGGATCGCTCCTGAGTGTGTGGACAGAGGTGAATGTATTGGCAATAATTCTGATCAGTGGAGCTTTGGAGCAACGCTGCTCGAAATCTGCAACAACGGAGATCTTCCCATGGGTGGCAGCACATTGTCTGAG AAAGAGCGCTTCTATCAGCAAAAGGGCCGTTTAGCTGAACCGTCCTCCCAGGAGCTGGCCAGCTTCATCAGCATGTGTTTGACCTACGAGCCTGCTGAGAGGCCTACGTTCCACACTGTGCTCGGAAAGCTCACAGAAATCATGATCAAAA ATCCTGATATATCTCCAAGTGAAAATCTGCCTGACAAAGACCCTAGCATGTTCCATAAACGCTACCTGAAATGGATGAAGGACTTAGGGGAG GGTCACTTCGGAAAGGTGACTCTCTACTTGTATGACCCAGCCAACGATCGCACAGGGGAACCTGTGGCAGTGAAGGCTTTGAAACAAGAGGATGGGAATGTGGAGAGCTGGATGAAGGAGATTGAGATCCTGAAGTCGCTTTATCACAGCAACATTGTCAAGTACAAGGGCTGTTGTACTGAACTGG GAGGACAAGTGGTGCAGCTGATAATGGAGTACCTTCCTAAGGGGAGCCTGAAGGATTACCTTCCCAAACGTAAACTGAGCATGCCCCAGTGCCTGATGTTTGCTCAGCAGATCTGCGAG GGTATGGAGTACCTGCACTCAAAGAGATACGTTCATCGAGACCTCGCTGCACGCAATGTCTTAGTTGACAGTGACAATTTGGTAAAGATTGGAGACTTTGGCCTGACGAAATACATCCCTGAAGGCGAGATCTACTACCGTGTCCGTGAGCATGGGGACAGTCCGGTGTTCTG GTACGCCATTGAATGCTTGAAGGAGAATAAATTTTCCTTCTCCTCTGACGTTTGGTCCTTTGGCGTTACGTTGTATGAGATCCTGACGCGCTGTGACCCGCGCAAAAACCCACCAATG AAGTTCAAGGAAATGATGGAGGAACCCCAGGGACAGATGACTGTGATGGTACTCATTAAACTGCTGGAGAGAAATAGGCGTTTGCCTTGTCCCAAAGACTGCCCGCCAGAG GTGAAGATGTTAATGGAGCAGTGTTGGGCTGCAGATCCGAGGCAACGACCAACATTCAGATCCCTCATTGAGAAGTTCGAGGGTATTCGCCGAACTTTTGACTTTCACTCCAATATAAACTTTTCTTTGGCTCAGATCTGCTGA